A window of Littorina saxatilis isolate snail1 linkage group LG7, US_GU_Lsax_2.0, whole genome shotgun sequence contains these coding sequences:
- the LOC138971622 gene encoding uncharacterized protein: MAASATAEQAQAIIDDQSLAEEQLWEELEKEDIPSYIRESRLEALKKKSYQFNSMKDKQHGEYTLLEEEKAFLDTTTSERLCIVHFFHPDFRRCAIVDSHLETLSRKYFETKFAKISVETAKFLVTKLKIQMLPAIFCFKKGIVVDKIVGFEEIGNTDDFRTEVLELRLAKSGTIEMAADEDPSRKTIFGMKRNAAQNDDSSDDDE, from the exons ATCATTGATGATCAATCCTTGGCGGAGGAG CAATTATGGGAGGAGCTGGAAAAAGAAGACATTCCATCCTACATCCGTGAATCCCGTCTGGAGGCactgaaaaaaaagtcttatcAGTTCAACTCTATGAAGGATAAGCAACATGGAGAATACAC GTTACTTGAGGAGGAGAAGGCTTTCCTGGACACAACCACCAGTGAACGGCTCTGCATTGTCCATTTTTTTCATCCTGACTTCAGGCGCTGTGCCATTGTTGATTCACATCTCGAG ACGCTGTCAAGGAAGTACTTTGAAACCAAGTTCGCAAAAATCAGTGTTGAGACAGCAAAGTTTCTTGTCACCAAACTAAAAATTCAGATGTTGCCTGCAATATTCTGTTTCAAGAAAGGCATAGTTGTGGACAA GATTGTTGGATTTGAAGAAATTGGTAACACAGACGACTTCCGAACAGAAGTTTTGGAGCTGCGCCTTGCCAAAtcag GAACCATTGAGATGGCGGCAGATGAAGACCCAAGTCGGAAGACGATATTTGGGATGAAACGAAATGCAGCACAGAATGATGACAgcagtgatgatgatgaatag